atctgcctctcccttaaccctttcctattcttttctatggcacacagcaaacagaggaattcatcagcaactaaacatactagagaggttcgGGGattattcaccatgatttatagaagttgtagtgatgaaggtgtattgggaaaatataatacagtagagtctcacttatccaacgttctggattatccaagccatttttgtagtcaatgttttcaatgcattgtgatattttggtgctaaattcgtaaatacagtaattactacatagcattactgcatattgaactactttttctgtcaaatttgttgtataacatgatgttttggtgcttaatttgtaaaatcataacctaatttcatgtttaataggcttttccttagtgcctccttattatccaacatattcgcttatccaacgttctgccggcccatttatgttggataagtgagactctactgtacttgtattggaaactatatacagtagagtctcacttatccaacactcgcttatccaacattctggattatccaacgcatttttgtagtcgatgttttcaataaattgtgatattttggtgctaaattcgtaaatatagtaattactacatagctttatttcgtattgaactactttttctgtcaaatttgttgtataacatgatgttgggtgcttaatttgtaaaattataaggtaatttgacgtttaataggcttttccttaatctctccttattatccaacatattcgcttatccaacgttctgtcggcccgtttatgttggataagtgagactctactgtacatgtactaggtgtggtgttgtctggtggtttggtgagaaattgttgaggtagtggtggtattgaatgtctgttgtatggttatctttatgtttagtatgcacactgaagtggattatatggcagtgtggagtcaagataatccagtgcaaagcagataatataagattctaaatgggttatataaatgtggaagggccttgagtctacactgccatctaatccagttaaaatctgataatctgtggaagaggcctaagtgaggcctgactgtgcctgtcccctgggctgaggaggttgctaggagaccaagtgggtggagcttagccttcaaactggcagcaattggataaaaactattattcctctccctgtaattaagactttagttttcttttcttttttgttgtatcaacctagagccgtggatgatgggttgtgttgtcaaatttcgaggttggggggcctgtagttttgttgttttgtccgctgccctgatgccatcactcttttatatatatagactagctgtgcccggccatgcgttgctgtggcgaagtatggtggtatgggaaatcagataatctgtattttataggtagtgtggaagaggcctaagtgaggcctaactctgcctgtcccctggggtgagtgggttgctaggagaccaattactggcagcaattggatgaaagcaattattcctctccctctaattaggactatatatttctttttttgttgttgtatgaacgtagaggcatggatgaggggttgtgctgccaagtttagtgtttctgggatgtgtagttttgttgttttgtcctaggccgaaatttcattacccttttatatatacagtagagtctcacttatccaacactcgcttatccaacgttctggattatccaacacatttttgtagtcagtgttttcaatatatcatgatattttggtgctaaatttgtaaatacagtaattacaacataacattactacgtattgaactactttgtctgtcaaatttgttgtataacatgatgttttggtgcttaatttataaaatcataacctaatttgatgtttaataggcttttccttaatccctccttattatccaacatattcgcttatccaacgttctgccagctcgtttatgttggataagtgagactctactgtatagatagaTTGTGTGACGGcatgagtggcgccatctatatgtcaaactgtaagttgcaagatttgaattgtatcatgcctgattttgcctttaccctgtaaatgtagttggattaattggttatttatagctgtcaatcaatgttatttgcaccagttatattgcttcctcagctcaattgtttggctccaccttttccaaacttggcacacagatcccacaTGCCCAGCAAAAAattctggaggtctttgggggaaattcatcttgatttgggggagttgtagttcacctacatccagttgtagttcacccacaaccagggaaactgtgacttccacccatgatggatctggaccaaatttggcacacagaagcccCAAGTAACTCAGTGGTCTCCTACTTACAGTGAAGGGCTGGCCACGGGAGAAAGGCATCGCTCTGCCCAGATGGCGATCCTCTGAACCCCAACATTCATTGATTTTAGAGTTTCGAACAATCACATTCTCATCGAACCGGGGGTTTATATGGAGAGCGGTGGTGTTGCCCGCTTTCAGGTTGACGTGGAACCTACATACAAATAAAATGGGTTGATCAGAGACAAAAACGTAAATGGAATCAAAAGATATATCTTGATCTCCTTCGgttaactaccgtatatactcaagtataagccgacctaattttaccacaaaaaaacctggggaaatattgactccagtacagtagagtctcacttatccaacactcgcttatccaacgttctggattatccaacgcatttttgtagtcaatgctttcaatacattgtgatattttggtgctaaattcgtaactacagtaattactacatagcattactgtgtattgaactactttttctgtcaaatttgttgtataacatgatgttttggtgcttaatttgtacaatcataacctaatttaatgtttaataggcttttccttaatctctccttattatccaacatattcgcttatccaactttctgccggcccgtttacattggataagtgagactctactgtataagccgagggtggtaactttcagaaataaaaatagctaccaataaaattacatgaattgaggcatcagtaggttcaatgtttttgaatatttacatcaagctcaaatttaagataagactgtccaactctgatcaaatcatgattctcatcttcttcagtgtcaatgcccttatgtatctttttaataataatagagtaaaataatacctataataataataatatttattataatatttatttatttactacatttactacATTCCCAAATGGGAATcagaaatattgactccagtataagccgagggtggtaactttcagaaataaaaatagatacgaataaaattacgtgaattgaggcatcagtaggttcaatgtttttgaatatttacatcaagctcaaatttaagataagactgtccaactctgatcaaatcatgactctcatcttcttcagtgtcaatgcccttatgtatccttttaataataatagagtaaaataatacatgtaataataataataaatacaggaaaataataaatgcaataacaacaataataataaaaatagagtaaaataaatgtaatagtagcaacaataatagagaaaaataataaatgtgataataccaataataatagagaaaaataataaatatgccatatattcctgagtataaactgacccaaatataagccaatttctggtaaatttcagaaataaaaatagcgtatatactcgagtataagccgaaccgaatataagccgaggcacctaattttaccacaaaaaactgggaatacattgactccagtataagccgagggtggtaaatttcagaaataaaaataccgtatatactcgagtataagccgacctgaatataagccaaggcacctaattttaccacaaacattGACTTGagtcgagggtgggaaatttcagaaataaaaatagataccaataaaattatattaattgaggcatcagtaggttcaatgtttttgaatatttacatcaagctcaaatttaagataagactgtccaactctgatcaaatcatgattctcatcttcttcagtgtcaatgcccttatgtatctttttaataataatagagtaaaataatacctataataataataatatttattataatatttatttatttactacatttactacATTCCCAAATGGGAATcagaaatattgactccagtataagccgagggtggtaactttcacaaataaaaatagatacgaataaaattacgtgaattgaggcatcagtaggttcaatgtttttgaatatttacatcaagctcaaacttaagataagactgtccaactctgatcaaatcatgattctcatcttcttcaatgtaaatgtgcttatgtatccttttaataataatagagtaaaataatacatgtaataataataataaatacaggaaaataataaatgcaataacaataataataataaaaatagagtaaaataaatgtaatagtagcaacaataatagagaaaaataataaatgtgataataccaataataatagagaaaaataataaatatgccatatattcctgagtataaactgacccaaatataagccaatttctggtaaatttcagaaataaaaatagcgtatatactcgagtataagccgaaccgaatataagccgaggcacctaattttaccacaaaaaactgggaatacattgactccagtataagccgagggtggtaaatttcagaaataaaaataccgtatatactcgagtataagccgacctgaatataagccaaggcacctaattttaccacaaacattGACTTGagtcgagggtgggaaatttcagaaataaaaatagataccaataaaattatattaattgaggcatcagtaggttcaatgtttttgaatatttacatcaagctcaaatttaagataagactgtccaactctgatcaaatcatgattctcatcttcttcagtgtcaatgcccttatgtatctttttaataataatagagtaaaataatacctataataataataatatttattataatatttatttatttactacatttaccgCATTCCCAAATGGgaatcagagcggcttacaaatcaaatgaatatacaatatattattagcattaaattactatattgtactatatcattatattacatttaatatacaatatataataataattattatattgtattattagtataatattgtattacattataatattattatcaatattatatgtatatacaatatattctatatttataaattattatacattatgtatatatatatatatatatatatatatatatatatatacacacacacgtgtgtatataaaattagcataacatgttgctatggcacatgtGTtaatgtgagttttctaggctctaTGACTATGttttggaagcattctctcctgacgtttttcccacatctatggcagagattGGAGACTAATTTTATGTAAACTAATtctatgcttatatatatatatatatatatatatatatgcaataatttataaatatataatatattgtatatacatataccgtacatactcgagtataagccgacccaactataagccgaggcacctaattttaccacaaaagaactgggaaaacattgactccagtataagccgagataccaataaaattacattaattgaggcatcagtagtttaaatgtttttgaatctttacatgaaactgtaatttaagatatggctgttcaactctgattaaatcattattttcatcttcttcaatgtcaatgtgcttatgtatccttttaataataatagagtgaaataatcaatgtaataataataataataaatgcagtaaaataataaacgtaataataataataaaaatggagtaaaataaatgtaaaagtaacaacaacaatagagtaaaataataaatgtaacaataccaataataatagagaaaaataataaatattccatatatacttgagtataagccaacctgaatataagcccaccaggacactcatccgagtataagccaaggaggttttatttcagtcctaaaaagggctgaaaaattaggcttatactcgagtatatacagtaattattttttaatactttttattgagatttattttataatacaatagtaatataGAAAAAAAGATGAATGTATAGATATAGGTATAAAGAAAAAGATAGAAATAGAACAGATTTAATACTGGAAGCTAGCGTATCtattttactatatatattatatacactatAATTTGTATATATATTGGGAAAATTTAATcggattcttattattattgttaaagtTACTTGATTGcagtaaagaaaagaaatatatatatatatatatatatacacacacacacacacacacacacacacacacagtagagtctcacttatccaacactcgcttatccaacgtttggtgctaaattcgtaaatacagtaattactacgtagcattactgcatattgaactactttttctgtcaaatttgttgtataacatgatgttttggtgcttaatttgtaaaatcataacctaatttgatgtttaatagacttttccttgatccctacttatcatccaacatattcacttatccaacgttctgccggcccgtttatgttggataagtgagactctactgtatttatttatttacatttatatcccgctcttctcaacctGAATGGGAatcagagcgacttacaaatcaaatgtacatgcaatatattattagcatagcacaatataagcaataaataactatattgtaatatatcattatattacatttaatattatatatatatattgtattaatattgtattacattacaatattattatcaatattatatgtatatacatatattatatatttataaattattatacattatatatatatatatatatatatatatatatatatatatatatatataaattagtataacatgttgctatggcacatgtGTtaatgtgagttttctaggctctaTGACTATGTttaggaagcattctctcctgatgtttcacccacatctatggcaggcatcctcagaggttggaaactaatttTATGGAAACGAAttctatgctaattatatatatatatatatatatatatatatatatatatatatataatatatacaataattcataaatatataatatattgtatatacatatatcgtATAGGCATAAAGAAAAAGATAGAAATAGAACAGATTTAATACTGCAAGCTAGCATATCtattttactatatatattatatacactatAATTTGTATATATATTGGGAAAATTTAATaggattcttattattattgttaaagtTACTTGATTGcagtaaagaaaataaatatatatatatacagtaataattggTGATTTACCTGTTGGCATTCGGTAACACTGTTCCCGAGATTGTAATACACTTGGATGGGGAAAGGCCTCCAAAAATCTGACCACGATACGGCACAGACTGCAAAGAGAGGAAACGGCTCGAATTCACGTGGCAACAACAACATTGGGTTTGCAACTCCGTCAAGGTTCAAGATACTTACATAAATGTTTGATGGAAAGTATGATCCAGGCGGAAAGGGACTCCCTTGCTATgaacaggaaagagaaaaaaaggtgggatataaaaatataccctatatactcgagtataagccgacccgaatataagccagctaggaccctcacccgagtataagccgagaagggctttttcagtcctaataaagggcttatactcaagtatatacagtagttgttattattattattattattattattattattgttattgactcaaagacatagtatgacacagcaaacaagatatatatgctggattttgtatcacaaaatcacaagtcgaacacttcccaagtgtttaagactgtgtgatgtattattattattattattattattattattgacacagagtttgacacagcaaacgagacgtatatgctggatttcgtcagtagtgatttcttgcagctggttactagccagctgcgccacagcccaacttgttgtgtttcaaataataataataataattattattatttgaaacacaacaagttgaatccacagcagacactctgctggctgttgtactggatcacacgtcggacacttccatcattattattattattattattattattattattattattattattattttattgtatgacacagcaaacaagatagacatgctggatttcatatcacaaaatcacaagtcgattattattattattattattattattattattattattattattattattatctcccccaGTTTCGTTCACTATGGCTCAGGAGAACCGAGGCAGCATCTCAAGACACAAACGGATTCTGTGACTTACGGGAAAAGCAGATGGGAAACTTGGAGCAGACGGGAAACCTGGAGTAGGTGGGAAACTGGGAGTAGGTGGGAAACTTGGAGTAGGTGGGAAACTTGGAGTAGGTGGGAAACCTGGATTGGTCTGGAAGAAAAGGAAACTCTGTTAACAAACAGCCTCCCTGAGGTCAGATATAAACTACTAAGATCGGCCCCCGAAGAGCCTGCTACGTACAGGGCCTTGGAAGTTGATAGATGCCACTTCGATGCCTCCGGAGACGGAGATGGCCTCCACTCTATACAGGGGGATCCGATGTATGAACTCGAACACATGCCTGCCATCCACAGCAACCTGCAATAAGCAGAAACAGAGGGGATCAGTGCTCAGGATCCACTAACACTTCTATGGCCTTTGAATGAAAAAGACAACGCAGGTTAAGCCATGGACTGCATTTCACTTCTCAGTACCTTGAAGGAGCCGTTGGTCACAAGAAACCGGATTTCGAATGGATGTCCTTTGCGGAATGGCATGTCTTGCTTCCTCTGTTCATGCTGCCAATTTCCCCTTTCAAACGAATTCCCCACCATGCAACTCTCGTCAAAGCGGGCGTTGAAATGGAAAGCAACGTCGGGCCGGGGCGAAGGGGCAGAGCCACACTGGAAGTCAATCTGGAACCTGcaatagaaagaagaagaaaaaatacagtGACGTTGGAACTGGAGGtctgctgtgaccagcagtgctgtggattttgaagagggcGAAAGGGAAGTGCGCGCCTTCCAAagatttgcttgtttataatggtattttaat
This genomic window from Anolis carolinensis isolate JA03-04 unplaced genomic scaffold, rAnoCar3.1.pri scaffold_7, whole genome shotgun sequence contains:
- the LOC103280916 gene encoding galectin-9B isoform X1, with amino-acid sequence MFDVEAVESRTKRRSETLSLPFTGHIYGGLRDGMMVLVSGSVQRSCKRFQIDFQCGSAPSPRPDVAFHFNARFDESCMVGNSFERGNWQHEQRKQDMPFRKGHPFEIRFLVTNGSFKVAVDGRHVFEFIHRIPLYRVEAISVSGGIEVASINFQGPTNPGFPPTPSFPPTPSFPPTPSFPPTPGFPSAPSFPSAFPQGSPFPPGSYFPSNIYSVPYRGQIFGGLSPSKCITISGTVLPNANRFHVNLKAGNTTALHINPRFDENVIVRNSKINECWGSEDRHLGRAMPFSRGQPFTMCILCETRGFKVAVNGHHLFDYSYRIPNLPQINQLEVEGDVTLTSIS
- the LOC103280916 gene encoding galectin-9B isoform X2, with the translated sequence MAFQTPYFTPSLPFTGHIYGGLRDGMMVLVSGSVQRSCKRFQIDFQCGSAPSPRPDVAFHFNARFDESCMVGNSFERGNWQHEQRKQDMPFRKGHPFEIRFLVTNGSFKVAVDGRHVFEFIHRIPLYRVEAISVSGGIEVASINFQGPTNPGFPPTPSFPPTPSFPPTPSFPPTPGFPSAPSFPSAFPQGSPFPPGSYFPSNIYSVPYRGQIFGGLSPSKCITISGTVLPNANRFHVNLKAGNTTALHINPRFDENVIVRNSKINECWGSEDRHLGRAMPFSRGQPFTMCILCETRGFKVAVNGHHLFDYSYRIPNLPQINQLEVEGDVTLTSIS